From a single Crocosphaera sp. UHCC 0190 genomic region:
- the clpS gene encoding ATP-dependent Clp protease adapter ClpS yields the protein MTTEVIEKRSASNETIRKPAPRYRVLLHNDDFNSMEHVVQTLMQTVAGMTQPQAVDIMMEAHTNGTALVITCALEPAEFYCETLKNHGLTSTLEPDE from the coding sequence GTGACCACTGAAGTAATTGAAAAGCGTTCCGCTTCCAATGAAACTATTCGTAAACCTGCCCCCCGTTACCGGGTATTACTCCATAATGATGACTTTAATTCGATGGAGCATGTGGTGCAAACCTTGATGCAAACCGTAGCGGGAATGACTCAACCCCAAGCTGTTGATATTATGATGGAAGCGCATACCAATGGCACTGCTTTAGTGATTACTTGTGCGTTAGAACCCGCAGAATTTTATTGTGAAACTCTAAAAAATCACGGGTTAACCAGTACCCTGGAACCGGATGAGTAA